The following are encoded together in the Ictidomys tridecemlineatus isolate mIctTri1 chromosome X, mIctTri1.hap1, whole genome shotgun sequence genome:
- the Gpr119 gene encoding glucose-dependent insulinotropic receptor: MESSFSFGVILAILAFLIIATNALVAVAVLLSIHKNDGVGLCFTLNLAVADTLIGVAISGLVSDQLSSSAQTTQKTLCSLRMAFVTSSAAASVLTVMLIAFDRYLAIKQPLRYFQIMSGLVAGACIAGLWLLSYLVGFLPLGVSIFQQTTYQGPCTFFAVFHPRFVLTLSCAGFFPAMLLFVFFYCDMLKIASMHRQQIQKMEHAGALAGAYRPPRYASDFKAVRTVSVLIGSFTLSWSPFLVTSIVQVACQECYLYKVLEQYLWLLGVGNSLLNPLIYAYWQKEVRLQLYHMALGVKKGLTSLLRLLTIRNGGSERPRENSCHIITVSNSELDG, translated from the coding sequence ATGGAGTCATCTTTCTCATTTGGAGTGATCCTTGCTATTCTGGCCTTCCTTATCATTGCTACTAATGCACTAGTGGCTGTGGCTGTGCTGCTGTCAATCCACAAGAATGATGGTGTTGGTCTATGCTTCACCTTGAATCTAGCTGTGGCTGACACTTTGATCGGCGTGGCTATCTCTGGCCTAGTTTCAGACCAGCTCTCCAGCTCTGCTCAGACCACACAGAAGACCCTGTGCAGCCTTCGGATGGCATTTGTCACTTCTTCTGCAGCTGCCTCTGTTCTCACAGTCATGTTGATTGCCTTTGACAGGTACCTTGCCATTAAGCAGCCCCTCCGCTACTTTCAGATCATGAGTGGGCTTGTGGCTGGGGCCTGCATTGCTGGGCTATGGTTATTGTCTTACCTTGTTGGCTTCCTCCCACTCGGAGTCTCCATATTCCAGCAAACCACCTACCAAGGGCCCTGCACCTTCTTTGCTGTGTTTCATCCAAGGTTTGTGCTGACCCTCTCCTGTGCTGGCTTCTTCCCAGCCATGCTCCTCTTTGTCTTCTTCTACTGTGACATGCTCAAGATTGCCTCCATGCATAGACAGCAGATTCAAAAGATGGAGCATGCAGGAGCTTTGGCGGGAGCTTACCGGCCCCCGCGGTATGCAAGTGACTTCAAGGCTGTCCGCACTGTGTCTGTTCTCATCGGGAGCTTCACTCTGTCCTGGTCCCCCTTTCTTGTCACAAGCATTGTGCAGGTTGCCTGCCAGGAGTGCTACCTCTACAAAGTGCTGGAACAGTACCTGTGGCTGCTCGGTGTAGGCAACTCCCTGCTCAACCCACTCATCTACGCCTATTGGCAGAAGGAGGTGCGGCTGCAGCTCTACCACATGGCCCTGGGAGTGAAGAAGGGGCTCACCTCACTCCTCCGCCTTCTCACAATCAGGAATGGTGGTTCAGAGAGGCCCAGGGAAAATTCCTGTCACATCATCACTGTCTCCAACTCAGAGCTTGATGGCTAA